TGTTCAATTcattaggacctagttctttgacccattctctacaaattcattgtattgggctcattggaccaagacttCATATATTTTGGACTTGGACCttaaattgtgaccctacaattggcactGTCTATGGGAAGAGCTTGTGCCTTAGTGAGTGCAATGGTTAAACATGGTAGGATCAGGTCCACACCAAACAGAACCTACAGGTTCTCAACGGCAGGACAACTTTCTCAACCTTAAACGGGAAAGAGATCAGGATAAACGTCAAGAGAGTAGTGTGCGTACTACCCATACAAGCAGAAGCCATTCTAGGGTGAGAAGTCACGTATCCCAAAGGCAGGACAATAACAAAGCCCTATAGCAGGAGATTGACGACTTGAAAAAGAAACTATGTCGCGTGCAACGGAGGCGTTCCCCCTCTAGTTTAGATACTAGTGACGAAGGAGACAACAATTATAAGCAAAGGTCAAGAATTACACAAAGTGAGACCTTTTCTTATGAGGAAGAGCACCACCATAAACGCAGCCACAAAAGTTCGTCCCATAAAGGCCTAGTGAACGACGCCATGAGTAAGGCCCTAGACCAAATCTCTAAGTCACCTTTCACATGCAAGATAAAAGGGGCTAAGcttcctcggcgattccatCAACCAACTTTCACTatgtacaatggtcgaactgatCCCGTAGAGCACGTAAGCCAATTTAACCAGAGGATGACCGTCCATTCCAAAGacgaggctttgatgtgcaaagtatttCCGTCTAGCTTGGGACCAATGGCAATGAAATGGTTTGACGGCCTTAATTCCATAagttcctttaagtagttggccCAGGCCTTTGGCTCTCGCTTCATCATAAGtagcagggttcctcggccctTGGATTCTCTACTATctttgtccatgcgagaaggggaGACCCTGAAAGCCTACTCCGACAGGTACTGGGAGATGTACAATGAGATAGAGGGTGACTATAACGACATCGCAATCAGTACCTTCAAGAGTGGTCTCCCAACTGAGCATGGTTTAAGAAAATCCCTAACAGGAAAGCCTGTCACCAGCCTACACCAACTTATGGACCGGATCGGtaagtacaaaagggtcgaaGAAGACCAGCAGTTGGGTAAAGGAaaagcgaaggttgtccctcaggagaggaagGACTTCAGGTTAGACCGCTTTAACAACAACAACCGGTCGAAGAGAGACTTCGCGGGGCAATCCGGATCTGCCGACACAGAGGCAGTTAATGCTGTGTTCTGAGATTTGGTACATCAGGTcctggagaagatcaagaacgagccattcttcaaatggccaaataacCCCATGAAGCACAACCAAAACCTGTATTGCCAATACCATTAAGAACTGGGGCACACCACTGAGAACTGAAGGAACTTAAGGAACCACTTGGACTAGTTGGTCCGAAAATGAACATTAAGACACCTTCTACATCATTCCAGTGGTCAACAAGGATAGGCGAATCTTGAGTCCCGAAGAGACACCTTCTTAAGACCTCCtataggcacgataaatgtcattcttatTGCTCCAGGAAAGACCGGCTCTTACCCTTCTAGAGTAATGTCTGTGGCTCGGATTTCCACCGAGGATAACGATCGGGAGCCCAAAAAGGCCAAGAAGGGAGCTTCACCAATGCTGGGCTTCTCGGACGAATACAAGATcggaaccatccaacctcatAACGATGCTCTGATAGTCACACTCAGGATTGGAGgatatgatgtgaagagagtgCTGGTAGATCAGGGCAACGTCATGGaagtaatgtaccccgacctgtaCAGGGGGCTGAACCTAAAACCCGAGGGAAATACCGTTACTCCAAAAGGCCAGATCAGATTGCCCATACAAACTGGTTCGgacgtggtggaggtggatttcATTGTAGTTGACACTTGTTCACCCTACATGGCCATTGTAgctagaccttggcttcatgccctaGGGGTTATCTCTTCTACCCTGCACTAGAAAGTGAAGTACCCATCAGAGGGCCAGGTTAAAGAGATTATGGGGAATTAGACCATGGCCAGATAGTGCATGGTGGCTACCATCTCACGCCAACCCAGTGCTAAGCCCTCAGCCTCTACTGGGAggggcttatagcaattagCCATCCCAGCATTGCCTGGTAATGAATCAACTGAGGAGGCAAAATGTGAAGATCTAGAAAAGGTAGCCGTTGGCGTTGATTCAGAAAAGTTCTTTCAAGTCGGCTCGGAACTACCtcctcaagagaaagaagaactgATTGGGTTTCTCAGAGGAAACGTGGACGTGTTTGCGTGGGACACCTACGAGGCCCCAGGGGTTGACTCGAGTTTCATCTGCCACCATCTAAACGTTAACCCATCCGCCACTCCGAAGAAGCAACCACCTTGGCGCCCGTCGAAAGAGCATGCCAATGCTGTAAGGGATAAAGTGATGAAGCTTAAAAAAGCAgaggctatcaaggaagtttttatcccgagtggttggccaatactGTTGTGGTAAACAAGAAGAGCGGCAAAAGGCGAGTTTGTGTAGACTTTACGGATCTGAATAAAGCCTGCTCAAAAGATCCGTTCCCTATGCCTCAGATAGATCAGTTGGTAGATGCGACCGTGGGTCATCCCcggatgagcttcctggacgcctttcAAGGAaatcatcaaataccactagccGCAGATGACCAAGAAAAGATAGCTTTTGTCACCCCCAttggaaactaccattacaaggtgatgccttttggtttaaGAAACGTAGGATTCACTTACCAGAGaatgatgaccagaatgtttGAGCCGCAGCTGGGTAAGAGCATTGAAGTCTctatagatgacatggtggtgaagagcaaGGCGGTATCCGAGCAAGTGAAAGACCTTGGGGacatttttgaaattctaaGGAGACACAAGCTGCGTCTCAATGTATTTGGGTAGGGTCAAGAAAATTCTTAGGCTACATGGTGACCCACAGGGGGATCAAGATTAGTCCCGATCAAATTAGGGCTGTCAATAGTTTACAGCCTCCTCAGAATCCAAAGGAAGTCCAAAAGCTTATCGGCATAATTACCGCCTTGAACCATTTTATTTCCCGATCAGCAAACAGGTGCAGACCTTTCTTCCTCTTGTTGaataaatggaagggatttgaatggaccaatGAATGTGCTTTGGCCTTCCAACAGCTTAAAGAATATCTATCTCGACCACCAATTATGTCTAGCCCCGAAGCCGATGAGGTCTTGTTCACCTACATCGTCGTGGCCCCTCATGCAGTAAGCTTGGTGCTAATACGAGTGGACAACGGCGTGCAACGACCAGTTTATTACGTGAGCAAATCGTTGGATGAAGCTGAGATCCGATACTTACCACTAGAAAAGGCCATCCTAGTGGTGGTTCAGGTTACACGAAAGCTTACCCATTACTTCCAGGCACATACAGTTATCATTCTAACCCAGCTCCAGCTCCATTTTAAATCTATACTTCGGAGTGCTGATTATACAGGGAGAGTAGCTAAGTGGGCACAATTCTAggagcttttgacatcaagtacatgcctcgtacTTTTGTCAATGGCCAAGTCCTCGCAGATTTGGTGGCTGAATTCACTGAACCCTTGTTAGAAAAGGAAGCAAGGACGCaagacatggatgaaaaatcagttgGTGCAATCTCCCTACAGGGGTTGACATGCTGGAAAGTATATGTTAATGGTGCTGCAAACCAAAGGGGCTCTGGAGTGAGGCTAGTTCTGATTTCCCCTGAAAGGATTACCATCGAAAAATCGCTAAGACTGGGTTTCTCGGCCACGAATAATGAGGCTGAATACGAGACCCTACTGGAAGGGATGTCCATGGTTCAGAAACTGGGCGGGAAAGTAGTAAACATGTTCTCAAACTCAAGACTAGTCGTGGGCCAATTGAATGGGGAATTAGAAGCAAGAGACGAAAGAATGCAGGGATACTTAGCCCAAGTTAAACGCCTACAGTCACGTTTCGATTCCTTTAGCTTACTGCATATCCCCAGAAGTGGGAACACATATGCCGACTCTTTGGCCACGCTTGTCACCTCCTCGGCTCAAAGTTTGCCTCGGGTCATCCTTGTGGAAGATTTATACAAACCCTTAGTGACGAAGAGAGAAGTAATCCATAGCCACAATGTCAAGGTGAGACCTAGCTAGATGGACCCTCTAGTATTGTTTCTAAAGGAAAACATCTTACCTGAGGAGAAGGCAAAGGTTGACAAGAGATGGAGAAACGTTTCTCGGTTCTGGTTATCTGAGGACTAGAAACTGTATAAACGTTCCTTTTCTGGACCATATTTACTCTGCGTACACCCTAAGGCCTCAGAACTAATCCTGGAGgaattacatgaagggatttgtggaagccacacagGAGGCAGGTCCTTATCTCATAGGGCCATCACCCAAGGCTACTGGTGGCTAAACATGCAAAAAGAAGCACTcgagtatgtgaagaagtgtgaccagtgTCAGAGGTTTGCGCCAAACATACATCAGCCCGGAGGAATCCTCAATCCGctatccagcccttggccattcgcttaatggggcttggatattgtcATGCCCTTTCCCAAGGTAGCAGGGAACGAAAGGTATTTGATCATCGGTacagattacttcactaaatgggtagaagctGAACCTTTAGCGAATATCAAAGATGTGGACGTTAAAAAGTTTGTctggaaaaaaattgttaccCGGTTTGGGGTCCTTCACtccctcatctcggacaatggtcttcagttcgaTAGCAAGGCCTTCAGGAGGTACTGTTGCGAATTGGGAATCATTAATAGATATTCTACCCCAGCCTATCCCTAGGGGAATGGGCAAGCCGAGGCtgttaacaaggtcatagtgaatgggctCAAGAAGAGGTTAGACGATGcgaagggaagatgggtggaaaAACTGCCACATGTCCTATGGATGTATCGGACCACACCTCGCAGATTAACAGGAGAGACCCCCTTTTTAATGACTTACGGGGCCGAGGCTGTCATCCCTCTAGAAACGGGCTTTCCAACACTAAAAACTAGCTCATTCTGTCCGAGCAGCAACAATGAGCTGCTAGAGAAAAGCCTAGATCTTAtcgaagaaagaagggaaagggCAATGGTTCAACTGGCctactaccaacacaaactcaagcaagggtatgatgccaaaGTAAAACTAAGGCCACTAGTGCCTGGAGACTTAATGTTGAGGAAAGTTCTGGGCACTGCAAAAAATCCAACATGGGGAAAGTTgggaccaaattgggaaggaccatatcgcatcacctcaGTTCTGAATaaattcttttgttgtataaagGCATCATGCTTCTTGTCTCTCAatctattcaagtattaaatagaacctaagtcctgcatggctcctcggaccacaggcttagggaaaattaattgcttttgacatctattcaagtattaaacagaacctaagtcctgtatggctcctcggaccacaggcttaggggaaattaactgcTTTTGACATCTATtcaaatattaaacagaacctaagtcctgcatggctcctcggaccacaggcttaggggaaattaactgcttttgacatctattgaagtattaaacagaacctaagtcctgcatggctttcggaccacaggcttaggggaaattaattgcttttgacatctattcaagtattaaacagaacctaagtcctgtatggctccttggaccacaggcttaggggaaattaattgcttttgacatctattcaagtattaaacgaaacctaagtcctgtatAGCTCCTTAGACCACaggcttaagggaaattaacaactgttGACATCAattcaagtgttaaacagaacctaagtcttacATAGCTCCTCAAACCATAGACTTAGAGGAAATTAACTACTTCTAAGGATTGCTCAAATAACAAACAGATCCTAAAATGGGTCAGGTCTTTTGAACCATATATGAGGATGAAACTATGCATTTTGTGATCTTAAAATGCATATACGTAAATGTTTAAACAGGACTTGAAGCCAAAACAGACCCAAGGCAAATTTAAACTTGTATTTATACGCAATATACATATTGTCTACCCCTTTTTGTTCTCTTCCACATGATATAAGTCTATGCATGTCAGTCTTCATTACCTAAGATTCAATTCACAACTCTACTCTTGACACTTAGTCAGATCAGCAAACAAAGTATTATTGTAAACTTTAATTGAAGGCATAGTAACATCAACTCAGAGCtatgcaataaaatttatatcacataaagcaaaagaacaaaaaatgaagtgaagagcattctcattaagTAATAAAGATAGTACATTACGCACAGGCATGATgtctttaaaacaaaaaatacacttctGCTACAAATGGTATTACAGAAGGAACCCTAGGGGCTAAGCTTCAGCAGGAGGATCTTCATTCTGGCTTGGCTAAGAAGAAGGAACATCCTTAGTTTGGGGGTTAACTCACTGATTCTCGGCCTCTGCTACCTTTTCCTTGGCGGCATCCTTTGACTTGGCAGAGAGTTTCTTCCCTTTGCCTTTCTCCCCTTTGACTCCCTGGCCTTGGTCGCCAGCTTGGCTAGGTTCGTTCGTAGTTTCAGTTAAAGGGATAGCATCTGGGATGGCCATAGGTTGCTTGGAAGATTCTAGGGCATCAACAGGAGGAGAAGAGATAGGAGTAAGGACTTCCCGAATCTCTGGGGGATAGAAGACACTTCCAGGCAACCTCCAAACAGAGTCTGCAGAGACATCTGCAACGCTGAGGGCCCTATCCCATGTCACGCTGCAGTAGTCCCTACATACCTCTGATAGCTCCTCAGTAAGCCTTACTTGCGTTTCCTCCACGTTAAGTTGGTATGCAGCTCTCTTCTCAGCCTCGGCTGCTTCTTTGGCCAACTGGGCTTCCTCTTTGGCTTTTTGCAACGCGGCTTTGAGATCTAAAACCGACTGCCTCTCAGTGGCTAGATTAGTCTCAGTCACGTACAGCTTGCTTCTCCGTGGTTTTCAAACCAGCCTCGACACTCAAACGGGTTGATTACACCTCCTTTAGCTTCTCAGCCAGTTCATATTGTTCCTGCCTAATAGCCCCTAGTGTTTTCTCAGTCTCTGCGCGAGAGAGGGCTTCGGCATCGGCCCGCTTACAAGCATCACGGTACCACTCCTCGGCTATAAAAATTTGCTGAGTAATCTGCCTAAAGATCATAAAATAGTATAAGTTAAAATAGAATACGATTTAGCATTTATATTCGTAAAGGGACAAGCTGCCTTACCATCGCAAGGTCCCTCTTCAGGGACGGGAAGAGATCATTTTGTGAGAAACGCCTGTAAGCGTCCATGTCCTTGGGAAGGAGTATGGGCTGCTCCAGGGCTTCGGCAATGTATCCAGTTCGGCCCCTCTGATATTCTTGGACAAAGGCGTTCTAGGGAATTGGTGCCCCATCTACCTCAAGCCGAGGGCTCCATGTACGTTGTGGCATCCGCACTTCAGCTCTGTCCTGCTCCTTACGGCTGTCCACGAACTGGGACCTCTTGTCCCAAGGCTTCTGGACCACCTTTTGATGCTTTGTCCCCTGCCGAGGACCCACCTCACCTCCCTCGAGCGAATCGGctggccttttcttcttcaagtcgAGGTTAGGCTTTAGGCCGAGGTTGACGGGGACTTGTGGAGGGGGAGGAGGAAGATTGGAGGGAGCTAGGGACTTAGGGGGTGCCTTTGAGGTTGACCCCTTGCCCCTGGCAGCCATGAGCTCCCTTAGGCTCTTATTGCCTTTGTTTAAGGCCATGTTTTCTTCCTCTTTGTCAGAGGAATTATCCGAGTAGGCGATCATAAGAACGGGGGTGCGAACACTGGAATTCCTGTCTAACTCACCCTCGGCGTCCGAGAGGTTAATTAAAGGAGCACTCGGGTTGTTTTCCTCTTCGAAATGGAACTTGTCTATCTCCTCCTCTAATGAAAGACAAGATGAGGCAATCTCCTCTTGAGGAAGTGTCGTTGCTTCAGGGAGGTTTTGTGGAAGCGGTTGTGCAGTCGATGGAAGGTTTTGTGGAATTGGCAAGACGACCGAGGGAAGATCCCTTTTAGCCAAAAATCCAGGCTTGGAAACGTCGATCCGAGCTAACCTTGAACTCCCGGCCCTTATTGCTTGGCCAACGTCTTGGAAGATGTGGGATATAGGCTCGTAATCCAAGATCAGGTGAGCAGCTCGCAGTTGTCTGTCCTTGATAATGAAAACCTCAGACCTCAAAAGGTAGTTGAGAGCCTGCACGTTAGTGAAACTGATCCTCGGAGCAACGTGATTTTTATCTGCAAAACATCCGAGAAGAAAGTCATGGTCAAATTGCCAAAAAGGATATCTTTTACCAAAAGAAAACAAGTGTCAAGTAGTGTTGaaggccaaaatttcacaagaaagcccattccatgaaaagtaaagaaggcccaattcaagcagcaagaagaatcaacattaaggccctatttatgttcagatttccagcaaaaaaggccattaaaaaatccagcaaaatccagtgaaagaactgggtcaggatacccagaggctgccagaggcCCGGGATCCTCGGGACGTGTAGCACAGCTAAtgtgggattgagacagctcaagagaggtaccacgaaatacaagaaatgaagaacaaatatgtccttctcaagtacccagtggtgcagcaaagaattagaaagtataaagcaaacattcatgaacaaaggagctgtaccacaaggaaccaagaatgagaaaatcataagTAGAAGCAACTGGAAgggaactttcaacccagcagtaaaagattccaactatttgggaataatgacagcAAGGAAAGACAACCAAAAGCTGAGTCTGAAAAGTAAGAAACcttgaaaaaagagagattgaaggtCAGCTGCCCAAGGATGCTCCGGAATagaaagtcagcaagtgacttttagagaaacagcactaaaagatgaaaactatgagaaaaaaaggaaagagaccAGCCCCTGTGCAACTGTCACAGCATgagctctgaggggcaaaagagagaaatcactagtacctcGGAGCCCTAGaaaaacacactataaaaggaagagaaaacccatgttgaagaGGGGGGAtttttcagtaggaagaatatcataacagagccattagaactctgtaaaatttaagaaaaacagaggaacgtttcccggtatcccagaaacagccactatagcacatacttggattcaaaatgattcaaactttgcaagtcttagaggcttggataaccatcaaagtctgtaattttttagtttatttgaaccttgtatcacgtcttagtgagcacatttgtaatccacaattaagaaaaactaatgaagtatttcttattaatttgaggATCTCTAACAATTGTTTTGTGTATTTCCTGATTACTTTGCATTCTTTTTGCTGTTTTCATTGTTattcaatacaaatattctcgtttgctagtttatgtgtattgtaggaagcTTGCCTTGTGCACCACTTGGTTCTTAAACAGCCCCTTTAGCtacggtgaaccaagcccagacTTGATCATAATAGAAATTTttcaagtggcatggcctaggacttgggaaagggcaaattttccatacacctagcccaggacttgatTAGAACAGAAtttttttccaagtggcatggcctaggacttgggaaagggcaaattttccatgtacctagcccaggacttgacCAAAACAGATTTTTTCCAAGtgacatggcctaggacttggtaaGAGCAAACTTTTCATGTACCTGGCCCAAGACTTGGCCTAGAACAATTTTTCTAAATACATGGCCCAGAAATTGGCCAAGAGCAAAAGTTTCCAAGTATGACCAAGAAAATGGCCAAAAGCAAAAGTTTATGGGTACAAGCTGTAGCACGTACCAGCAATAGGTAAAAGTACAGATTGTAAGCATATCCCAGTCATGGCTACAACTTGTAGCATGTACCAGCAATGGGTACAAACTGTAACACGTACCAGCAATAGGTACAAGCCGTAGCACGTCCTAGCAAAGGATGCAAATTGTAAGCAAGGCACAACGAAGGGTACAAAGAGAAAGAGCCTTGAGTGGGtatgaaaacccaaaagtgAGTGTGTAAAGTGCACAAGATTGACCTCCTTGAAAGGAATTGGTTCAAGGGAGCCTAAGGAAGCAAGGAAGgcgtaacttaaaaaaaattctaagagtaCATCACTCGAAGCCGCACAAACATGGATACTTTTACAAGTCTCAATATAAAGAGATTAGTCAATGACATTGCAAACCAGCTAGCAACATTTCTCTCCTCCTACAAGGTGCAAACTCACCAAAGGCTTGGAGGTACTTCGACACAACAAAAGAAAGGTACCCTTTCGGTAAGCCCACTCATTAATACCATGTTTGAATATATCAAAACACTGCAAAATGTTGTGCAAGAGGTATCACCCATgcacaaatattttattcatatagATTAAAACGAAAATTCTAATATTTTGGTCTCCTTACTTGACCAATTATcgaaaatcaaa
This DNA window, taken from Quercus robur chromosome 2, dhQueRobu3.1, whole genome shotgun sequence, encodes the following:
- the LOC126698212 gene encoding uncharacterized protein LOC126698212; protein product: MSVARISTEDNDREPKKAKKGASPMLGFSDEYKIGTIQPHNDALIVTLRIGGYDVKRVLVDQGNVMEVMYPDLYRGLNLKPEGNTVTPKGQIRLPIQTGSDVVEVDFIVVDTCSPYMAIVARPWLHALGQLAIPALPGNESTEEAKCEDLEKVAVGVDSEKFFQVGSELPPQEKEELIGFLRGNVDVFAWDTYEAPGVDSSFICHHLNVNPSATPKKQPPWRPSKEHANAVRDKVMKLKKAEAIKEVFIPSGWPILLW